A window from Cryptomeria japonica chromosome 1, Sugi_1.0, whole genome shotgun sequence encodes these proteins:
- the LOC131072008 gene encoding UDP-glycosyltransferase 85A1-like, translating to MGCRPDHGRLSNLTDYVIAIENLGPVLEYHLRCGLAEGSPPITCIIAENFMSCTHQVANNLGVPLVIFWTMCAASSIAQCNSNLLVSREHIPVKVEESKRADKVITCLPGNLPPLLPTDLLSFYRAADPSDILYQYCLRESQYQSKADYVLVNTFDELEAPETVSALFCNGCPALAVGPVFLPNFLEAKEQLEELAIGLDKSQHPFLWVLRMDIVGGMPTILPEDFEERTKDRGLIVKWAPQVKVLSHPSVGGFLTHCGWNSSLESMSLGIPMLGWPYFCDQFLDCRLYKDVWKIGMDLEGVDVDENLVVKSFPIRLLLKCPNRKSFSHAIY from the exons ATGGGTTGCAGGCCAGATCATGGTCGCCTGTCCAATCTTACCGATTACGTAATTGCAATAGAAAATCTTGGGCCCGTCTTGGAGTATCATTTGCGGTGTGGCTTAGCGGAGGGATCTCCTCCCATCACTTGCATTATAGCAGAAAATTTCATGTCTTGCACTCACCAAGTGGCCAACAACTTGGGAGTGCCCCTAGTCATCTTCTGGACAATGTGCGCCGCCTCTTCTATTGCTCAGTGCAACTCTAACCTTCTCGTCTCTCGTGAACATATACCCGTCAAAG TGGAGGAATCGAAGAGGGCAGACAAAGTGATAACTTGTTTACCTGGCAATCTTCCGCCTTTGTTGCCGACCGATCTCCTTTCCTTCTATCGCGCTGCTGACCCATCGGACATTTTGTATCAGTACTGTCTCCGTGAGTCCCAATATCAAAGTAAGGCAGACTATGTGCTGGTCAACACGTTCGATGAACTGGAAGCCCCAGAGACGGTAAGCGCACTGTTCTGTAATGGCTGTCCTGCTTTGGCAGTAGGGCCTGTATTTCTTCCCAATTTTCTGGAAG CGAAGGAACAGCTGGAGGAGCTGGCAATAGGGTTGGACAAAAGCCAGCACCCCTTTCTTTGGGTGTTACGAATGGATATTGTGGGAGGCATGCCTACAATTCTGCCGGAGGATTTTGAAGAGAGGACAAAAGATCGGGGCCTGATTGTGAAATGGGCGCCTCAGGTGAAGGTGCTATCCCACCCTTCTGTAGGAGGGTTTCTTACGCACTGCGGGTGGAACTCCAGTTTGGAGAGCATGAGCTTGGGAATTCCAATGCTTGGATGGCCCTATTTCTGTGATCAGTTTCTCGACTGCCGCTTGTACAAGGATGTGTGGAAGATTGGCATGGACTTGGAGGGCGTGGATGTTGATGAAAATCTGGTGGTCAAAAG CTTTCCAATTCGGCTTCTCTTAAAATGCCCGAACCGTAAAAGTTTCAGCCATGCAATTTATTGA